The following are from one region of the Strigops habroptila isolate Jane chromosome 22, bStrHab1.2.pri, whole genome shotgun sequence genome:
- the LOC115602680 gene encoding CD48 antigen-like isoform X2: MVQAGSRGPGRATAWRRGSPCCSLGLDAESRLVAGLTVAMLFPLFITQAQARQKPSSEVVGAVHGVAYLSPSLQSTISYHEVHWRRNDTLNLAIRDSSGKVWYRNNSYRGRLELFPNNTLKISRLQKNDSSMYQLYLEDEMGKGLIENVLLTVYELVPKPTVKAKVVMGNPERCEATLECSVGLEGVTYEWISPSQFQWDRVSASELHVSLNTSPDTYTCRVSNPVSSNNASLIYRHPCSWTDESSSATSCTTTSVLVALALQLLLLLALA; the protein is encoded by the exons ATGGTGCAGGCTGGTTCACGGGGTCCTGGGCGAGCCACTGCCTGGCGACGAGGATCTCCGTGTTGCAGCTTGGGTTTGGATGCAGAGAGCAGATTGGTGGCTGGGCTGACAGTGGCGATGCTCTTCCCCCTCTTCATCACGCAAG CCCAGGCACGACAGAAGCCATCATCGGAGGTGGTCGGGGCCGTTCATGGGGTAGCATATCTCAGTCCAAGCCTGCAAAGCACCATCTCCTACCATGAAGTCCACTGGCGGCGCAATGACACCTTGAACCTCGCCATCCGGGACAGCAGCGGGAAGGTCTGGTACCGCAACAACAGCTACAGGGGACGCCTGGAGCTCTTCCCCAACAACACCCTGAAGATCAGCCGCCTGCAGAAGAACGACAGCAGCATGTACCAGCTGTACCTGGAGGATGAGATGGGCAAGGGGCTCATTGAGAACGTCCTCCTGACGGTGTACG AGCTGGTCCCAAAGCCCACTGTGAAGGCCAAAGTGGTCATGGGTAACCCGGAGCGGTGTGAAGCAACCCTGGAGTGCTCGGTGGGGCTTGAAGGGGTGACCTATGAGTGGATCTCCCCCTCCCAGTTCCAGTGGGACCGTGTGAGTGCTTCTGAGCTGCATGTGTCCCTCAACACCTCGCCAGATACCTACACCTGCAGGGTCAGCAACCCTGTGTCCTCCAACAACGCCTCGCTGATCTACAGGCACCCCTGCTCCTGGACAG aTGAGTCCTCCAGTGCCACATCCTGCACCACCACCAGCGTGCTGGTGGCCCTGGcactccagctcctcctcctcctcgctctGGCTTGA
- the LOC115602680 gene encoding CD48 antigen-like isoform X1, with the protein MVQAGSRGPGRATAWRRGSPCCSLGLDAESRLVAGLTVAMLFPLFITQAAQARQKPSSEVVGAVHGVAYLSPSLQSTISYHEVHWRRNDTLNLAIRDSSGKVWYRNNSYRGRLELFPNNTLKISRLQKNDSSMYQLYLEDEMGKGLIENVLLTVYELVPKPTVKAKVVMGNPERCEATLECSVGLEGVTYEWISPSQFQWDRVSASELHVSLNTSPDTYTCRVSNPVSSNNASLIYRHPCSWTDESSSATSCTTTSVLVALALQLLLLLALA; encoded by the exons ATGGTGCAGGCTGGTTCACGGGGTCCTGGGCGAGCCACTGCCTGGCGACGAGGATCTCCGTGTTGCAGCTTGGGTTTGGATGCAGAGAGCAGATTGGTGGCTGGGCTGACAGTGGCGATGCTCTTCCCCCTCTTCATCACGCAAG CAGCCCAGGCACGACAGAAGCCATCATCGGAGGTGGTCGGGGCCGTTCATGGGGTAGCATATCTCAGTCCAAGCCTGCAAAGCACCATCTCCTACCATGAAGTCCACTGGCGGCGCAATGACACCTTGAACCTCGCCATCCGGGACAGCAGCGGGAAGGTCTGGTACCGCAACAACAGCTACAGGGGACGCCTGGAGCTCTTCCCCAACAACACCCTGAAGATCAGCCGCCTGCAGAAGAACGACAGCAGCATGTACCAGCTGTACCTGGAGGATGAGATGGGCAAGGGGCTCATTGAGAACGTCCTCCTGACGGTGTACG AGCTGGTCCCAAAGCCCACTGTGAAGGCCAAAGTGGTCATGGGTAACCCGGAGCGGTGTGAAGCAACCCTGGAGTGCTCGGTGGGGCTTGAAGGGGTGACCTATGAGTGGATCTCCCCCTCCCAGTTCCAGTGGGACCGTGTGAGTGCTTCTGAGCTGCATGTGTCCCTCAACACCTCGCCAGATACCTACACCTGCAGGGTCAGCAACCCTGTGTCCTCCAACAACGCCTCGCTGATCTACAGGCACCCCTGCTCCTGGACAG aTGAGTCCTCCAGTGCCACATCCTGCACCACCACCAGCGTGCTGGTGGCCCTGGcactccagctcctcctcctcctcgctctGGCTTGA
- the LOC115602683 gene encoding CD48 antigen-like isoform X1 — protein sequence MVQAGSWGPWRATAWRRGSPCCSLGLDAESRLVAGLTVAMLFPLFITQAAQARQKPSSEVVGAVHGVAYLSPSLQSTVSYHEVHWRRNDTLNLAIRDSSGKVWYRNNSYRGRLELFPNNTLKISRLQKNDSSMYQLYLEDEMGKGLIENVLLTVYELVPKPTVKAKVVTGNPEQCEATLECSVGLEGVTYEWISPSEFQWDRVSASELLVSLNPSPDTYTCRVSNPVSSNNASLIYRHPCSWTDESSSATSCTTTSVLVALALQLLVLLALA from the exons ATGGTGCAGGCTGGTTCATGGGGTCCTTGGCGAGCCACTGCCTGGCGACGAGGATCTCCGTGTTGCAGCTTGGGTTTGGATGCAGAGAGCAGATTGGTGGCTGGGCTGACAGTGGCGATGCTCTTCCCCCTCTTCATCACGCAAG CAGCCCAGGCACGACAGAAGCCATCATCGGAGGTGGTCGGGGCCGTTCATGGGGTAGCATATCTCAGTCCGAGCCTGCAAAGCACCGTCTCCTACCATGAAGTCCACTGGCGGCGCAATGACACCTTGAACCTTGCCATCCGGGACAGCAGCGGGAAGGTCTGGTACCGCAACAACAGCTACAGGGGACGCCTGGAGCTCTTCCCCAACAACACCCTGAAGATCAGCCGCCTGCAGAAGAACGACAGCAGCATGTACCAGCTGTACCTGGAGGATGAGATGGGCAAGGGGCTCATTGAGAACGTCCTCCTGACGGTGTACG AGCTGGTCCCAAAGCCCACTGTGAAGGCCAAAGTGGTCACGGGTAACCCGGAGCAGTGTGAAGCAACCCTGGAGTGCTCGGTGGGGCTCGAAGGGGTGACCTACGAGTGGATCTCCCCCTCCGAGTTCCAGTGGGACCGTGTGAGTGCTTCTGAGCTGCTTGTGTCCCTCAACCCCTCGCCAGATACCTACACCTGCAGGGTCAGCAACCCTGTGTCCTCCAACAACGCCTCGCTGATCTACAGGCACCCCTGCTCCTGGACAG aTGAGTCCTCCAGTGCCACATCCTGCACCACCACCAGCGTGCTGGTGGCCCTGGCACTCCAGCTCCTCGTCCTCCTCGCTCTGGCTTGA
- the LOC115602683 gene encoding CD48 antigen-like isoform X2: protein MVQAGSWGPWRATAWRRGSPCCSLGLDAESRLVAGLTVAMLFPLFITQAQARQKPSSEVVGAVHGVAYLSPSLQSTVSYHEVHWRRNDTLNLAIRDSSGKVWYRNNSYRGRLELFPNNTLKISRLQKNDSSMYQLYLEDEMGKGLIENVLLTVYELVPKPTVKAKVVTGNPEQCEATLECSVGLEGVTYEWISPSEFQWDRVSASELLVSLNPSPDTYTCRVSNPVSSNNASLIYRHPCSWTDESSSATSCTTTSVLVALALQLLVLLALA from the exons ATGGTGCAGGCTGGTTCATGGGGTCCTTGGCGAGCCACTGCCTGGCGACGAGGATCTCCGTGTTGCAGCTTGGGTTTGGATGCAGAGAGCAGATTGGTGGCTGGGCTGACAGTGGCGATGCTCTTCCCCCTCTTCATCACGCAAG CCCAGGCACGACAGAAGCCATCATCGGAGGTGGTCGGGGCCGTTCATGGGGTAGCATATCTCAGTCCGAGCCTGCAAAGCACCGTCTCCTACCATGAAGTCCACTGGCGGCGCAATGACACCTTGAACCTTGCCATCCGGGACAGCAGCGGGAAGGTCTGGTACCGCAACAACAGCTACAGGGGACGCCTGGAGCTCTTCCCCAACAACACCCTGAAGATCAGCCGCCTGCAGAAGAACGACAGCAGCATGTACCAGCTGTACCTGGAGGATGAGATGGGCAAGGGGCTCATTGAGAACGTCCTCCTGACGGTGTACG AGCTGGTCCCAAAGCCCACTGTGAAGGCCAAAGTGGTCACGGGTAACCCGGAGCAGTGTGAAGCAACCCTGGAGTGCTCGGTGGGGCTCGAAGGGGTGACCTACGAGTGGATCTCCCCCTCCGAGTTCCAGTGGGACCGTGTGAGTGCTTCTGAGCTGCTTGTGTCCCTCAACCCCTCGCCAGATACCTACACCTGCAGGGTCAGCAACCCTGTGTCCTCCAACAACGCCTCGCTGATCTACAGGCACCCCTGCTCCTGGACAG aTGAGTCCTCCAGTGCCACATCCTGCACCACCACCAGCGTGCTGGTGGCCCTGGCACTCCAGCTCCTCGTCCTCCTCGCTCTGGCTTGA